The Natator depressus isolate rNatDep1 chromosome 11, rNatDep2.hap1, whole genome shotgun sequence genome includes a window with the following:
- the LOC141995528 gene encoding uncharacterized protein LOC141995528, whose protein sequence is MNPKGLCPSVEKVLHQQQFQGGGGSDRGEPFGPAVDGTPEPKPETQLSVGHPDEHGGLLSSTPVEEEGERSSGESPADKLDDAFLEAPEALDSVASSSEDEPGPPCFCPTPIQIVEEDSEDDSYEEFRRRLGMELTEPLPRRERKKAMRTIVRVAVSAVLNHCLREKLFEDCEGCVIDTPAQRHHDCVTWTSVDKTASSGAVVLSWVWKAY, encoded by the exons ATGAA CCCCAAGGGTCTTTGCCCATCCGTGGAGAAAGTGCTACATCAGCAACAgttccaaggaggaggagggagcgaCCGAGGGGAGCCCTtcggcccagccgttgatggtaCCCCGGAACCCAAACCCGAAACCCAACTGTCTGTGGGACACCCCGACGAGCACGGTGGCCTCTTGTCGTCCACCCCCGTAGAGGAGGAAGGCGAACGCAGCTCGGGAGAGTCAccggcggacaag ctcgacgatgcctttctagaggccccGGAGGCCTTGGACAGTgttgcatcaagcagcgaagatgaaccgggcccaccttgtttttgcccAACGCcgatccaaattgttgaagaggactccgaggatgacagctacgaggagtttaggaggaggcttggcatggaactgactgagcctctgccacgtcgtgagcgtaaaaaagccatgcggactattgtacgcgttgctgtttctgctgtccttAACCACTGCCTTAGGGAAAAGCtctttgaagattgtgagggctgtgtcatagacaCGCCAGCCCaacggcaccatgactgtgtgacttggacttcagtggataaaACTGCCAGCTCTGGGGCCGTTGTGCTGAGCtgggtttggaaagcttattaa
- the LOC141995724 gene encoding maestro heat-like repeat-containing protein family member 1 encodes MLSKMQKDASCRESPLLIAKHLPLHDLMPFSFTLLVGLLEKGECADQLASVMEAVLREKESELQGQVQDLHAALSYTLCPPRGGRLSEGTRDILRLLARQHTKAAVSILLQMPWPYERQAKAIWRFLGADPTLAREVLYILLYDSPEKGRAHARQTQDRSCPQPARLPPATTRGLWELVGALGQADTLEGLEDDLFASCFLTITCSLARHLSGAQQDLPSDASPRRAVVSHPKQALKSIPGLLLPSLQPARRANAWPALSCWQSPFSSSAAPADGE; translated from the exons ATGCTGAGCAAGATGCAGAAGGATGCCAGCTGCAGAGAGAGCCCTCTG ctcaTCGCGAAGCACCTGCCATTGCATGACCTCATGCCCTTCAGCTTCACCCTGCTGGTGGGCCTGCTGGAGAAGGGGGAGTGTGCTGACCAGCTGGCGAGCGTCATGGAGGCGGTGCTGAGAGAGAAAGAATCCGAGCTACAGGGCCAA GTGCAGGATCTGCATGCGGCTCTTTCCTACACTCTGTGCCCACCCCGGGGCGGGCGGCTGAGTGAAGGGACAAGAGACATCCTACGCCTACTGGCCAGACAGCACACCAAGGCTGCGGTCAGCATCCTCCTGCAGATGCCCTGGCCTTACGAACG CCAGGCCAAGGCCATCTGGAGATTCCTAGGTGCAGACCCCACGCTGGCCAGGGAGGTACTGTACATCCTGCTGTACGACAGCCCGGAGAAGGGCCGAGCTCACGCTAGACAGACCCAGGACAGGAGCTGCCCCCAGCCGGCCCGGCTGCCCCCGGCG ACCACACGCGGCCTGTGGGAGCTGGTCGGGGCCCTGGGTCAAGCGGACACGCTGGAGGGACTCGAGGACGACCTGTTCGCCTCTTGCTTCCTCACCATCACCTGCTCCCTGGCACGGCACCTCTCGGGAGCCCAGCAGGACCTGCCCAGTGACGCCAGTCCCCGCAG GGCCGTGGTGAGCCACCCAAAGCAGGCCCTGAAGAGCATCCCGGggctcctccttcccagcctccagCCAGCCAGGAGGGCGAACGCATGGCCTGCGCTGTCCTGTTGGCAGAG TCCCTTTAGTTCCTCGGCAGCCCCTGCTGATGGAGAATGA